The following coding sequences are from one Lolium rigidum isolate FL_2022 chromosome 6, APGP_CSIRO_Lrig_0.1, whole genome shotgun sequence window:
- the LOC124659570 gene encoding uncharacterized protein LOC124659570: MSHRRRRPSSPPPVRAHPLEDDDLLHEILLRLPPQPTYLLRASIVSKRWRRLAKDPKFLSRYRIHHRKPPLLGHFSYEGGRFSFRSCLDPPYRIPPERFSLPPSSLEVRPCLDCRHGRVFFDDYLQSRVIVWDPITNDRRVIAHPPQFRDSGIEQIHSGAVLCAAGDQGHVHGACHSSPFKLVGLSAYHRNDVAIIFASVYSSDTGIWSDLVPTTLPWRGIRFSTKSALVGNTLHWLLAMDTILEFDLDTRMLAVTKTPPGAPPRHDNVQIIQSQDGGVGFAALSGSRYQPYLQMWDRKVDSHGAVTWVLQKTLELQKILGLESRIDKDKSSILHYLDDVQAIFLRVQSSLYMVDLESMQSKELSKGISNFIYRPFTSFFTEGILQ; the protein is encoded by the coding sequence atgagccaccgccgccgccggccctcctcgccgccgccggtacGGGCGCATCCGCTGGAAGACGATGACCTCCTCCACGAGATCTTGCTCCGCCTCCCGCCACAGCCGACATATCTCCTGCGCGCGTCCATTGTCTCCAAGCGCTGGCGACGCCTCGCCAAAGATCCAAAGTTCCTCAGTCGCTACCGCATCCACCACCGGAAGCCTCCCCTCCTTGGCCACTTCTCTTATGAAGGAGGAAGATTCTCCTTCAGATCCTGCCTCGACCCGCCCTACCGCATCCCTCCCGAGCGCTTCTCCCTGCCACCCAGCAGCCTCGAGGTACGGCCGTGCCTCGACTGCCGCCACGGACGCGTATTCTTCGACGACTACTTGCAGAGTCGGGTCATTGTGTGGGACCCTATCACCAACGACCGCCGCGTCATAGCCCATCCGCCGCAGTTCCGCGACTCCGGGATTGAGCAAATCCACAGTGGGGCGGTGCTCTGCGCCGCCGGCGACCAGGGCCACGTGCATGGCGCCTGTCACTCGAGCCCTTTCAAACTGGTCGGGCTGAGCGCTTACCACCGCAATGATGTAGCCATCATCTTCGCAAGTGTCTACTCTTCGGACACTGGCATATGGAGCGATCTCGTACCAACAACCCTTCCGTGGAGGGGTATAAGATTTTCCACGAAAAGCGCACTTGTTGGTAACACCCTTCACTGGCTGCTTGCGATGGATACAATACTTGAGTTTGATTTGGACACACGGATGCTAGCTGTGACCAAGACACCTCCTGGTGCTCCTCCTCGCCATGACAATGTTCAGATCATCCAGTCACAGGATGGCGGTGTTGGCTTTGCTGCATTGTCTGGCTCTCGCTACCAGCCCTACTTGCAAATGTGGGACAGGAAGGTCGATTCTCATGGAGCTGTCACATGGGTGCTGCAGAAGACTCTTGAACTGCAGAAGATTCTTGGATTGGAGTCTAGGATTGACAAGGACAAATCATCTATACTGCACTATCTGGATGATGTTCAGGCAATCTTTTTGCGGGTGCAGTCATCTCTCTACATGGTTGACCTTGAATCAATGCAGTCTAAGGAACTTTCCAAAGGCATCAGCAATTTCATCTATCGTCCTTTCACAAGTTTCTTCACTGAAG